Within the Laribacter hongkongensis DSM 14985 genome, the region AGCAGGTGTGCCGGGCCGACAAGGGCGGCGGCGCGGTGCAGGAAATCGTTCATGGCGTCAGCGCTGCCAGAAGGTTTTGACGTTAACGAACTCATATAGTCCGAATTCCGACAGCTCGCGGCCGTAGCCGGAGTCCTTGACGCCGCCGAACGGCAGGCGCAGGTCCGAGCTGGTGTGGCGGTTGATGAACACGCTGCCGACTTCCAGCCGGGCCGCCAGCCGGGCCGCCCGGTCATCGTCGGCGCTGTAGATGGTGGCGCCCAGCCCGTACGGGGTGTCATTGGCCACGCGGACGGCATCGGCTTCATTGTCGACACGGTACAGGCTGGCGACCGGGCCGAAGGCTTCTTCGCGATACAGGCGGGCCGCGGGCGGAACGTTTTCCAGCACGGTGGCCGGGTAGTAGAAACCGGCGCCGGCGGGTAGCCGGCCCCCGCACAGCAGGCGGGCGCCGTGTGCCACGGCATCCTCCACCTGCTCGTGCAGGGTCTGGCGCAGGTCGGCACGGTGCATCGGGGCCAACTGGGTGGCCGGGTCGCACGGGTCGCCGGTGCGCCGGCGGGCCACTTCGTGCATGAAGGCTTCGATGAAGGCGTCGGCAATCTCGGGCACCAGGATCATGCGCTTGGCGGCATTGCACGACTGGCCGGCATCACGGAAACGGCTGGTGGCGGCTTCGCGGGCCGCCAGCTCCACGTCGGCGTCCTTGAGCACGATGACCGGATTGCTGCCACCCAGTTCCAGCACGCTTTTCTTGAGGTGGCGGCCGGCGAGGGCGGCCAGATGGCGGCCGGTGGCGGTCGAACCGGTAAAGGCGAGGCCGTTGCTGGCAGCGATGGCGGCCTCGGCGTCCGGGTTGTCGATCCAGGCGAGGTCGAATACGTCAAGCCCGGCATCCCGAGCCAGCTCCAGCAGCAGGTGGCTGGACTGCGGCACGGTGGGCGCCGGCTTGACCAGACAGGCATTGCCGGCGGCGAGGGCCGGTACGGCAAAGCGCATGGCCTGCCATACCGGGTAGTTCCACGGCATGACGGCAAACACCAGCCCCAGCGGTTCAAAGCTGACGCCTGAGCGGCTGGCCGCGGTGGGAATGGACTGCGGTCGCAGCAGCGGTGGAGCCAGGTCGGCGTAGTAATGGCACAGGCGGGCGGTTTTCTCGATTTCGGCGTCGGCTTCGGCTAGGAGCTTGCCAACCTCCAGCGTGATCAGCGGCGCCAGCGTGGTGCGGGCTGCCAGCAGACCGTCGCCCAGGCGGCGCAGTCGTTCGCAGCGGGCCTCCACGGGCAGGGCATGCCAGCGTGACTGGGCCTGGCGCAGGGCATCAAGACAGCCGGCCAGCCGGTCGGCAGACCAGCTGGCGCGGGTATGGACGACCTCGCCGGTCGCCGGATTGCAGCTGTGGTAGTTCATGGACGCGGAATCATTGCGGGCGGAACGGCATCACGTCCGGCTGCCGGGTGCAGTCGGGCGTGCGGAGAAGAAGGCACCGGTGCGGCACCGGTCAGGCGGCCGGCGGGCAGGTGTCGGCAAAGCTCGGACGGGTCATCAGGCGCTCGTAGTGTCCGGTCAGCGCCGGATACTGGCGCCAGTCCAGCCATGGCAGGCGCAGGTCCAGCCATCCCAGGGTGCAGCCGACGGCAATGTCGGCCAGGGTGAAGCCGTTGCCGTGACACCAGGTGCGGTCGGTCAGGTCGGCCGCCATGAGGGCCAGCCCGGCAGTGAGCTTGTCATGCTGGCGCCTGAGCCAGCCGGCATCCTGGCGTTCGGCCGGACGCCGGCGTTCGAGCATGATGGCGACGCCGGCATCAAGCAGGCCGTCGGCGAGAGCCTCCCAGCGCTTGATCAGCGCGGTGCCGCGGGCGCCGTCGGCCAGCAGCTTGCTGACCGGCGAGATGCTGTCGAGGTAATCGACGATCACGCGCGAGTCGTACAGGGCCGTACCGTCGTCGAGCATGAGCACCGGCACCTTGCCCAGCGGGTTGACCGCCGGCAGCGGACTGTCGGTGTCCCACGGGTTGACCGGCTCCAGCTGGCATTCGATGCGTTTTTCGTGCAGGACCACCCGCACTTTGCGGGCGTAGGGACTGGTCAGCGAGGCGTACAGCTTCATGGCAGGATCGTGGTCGGGCCCGACAGGGACAGTGGTTGGAATGAGTCAGGCAT harbors:
- a CDS encoding aldehyde dehydrogenase family protein; the encoded protein is MNYHSCNPATGEVVHTRASWSADRLAGCLDALRQAQSRWHALPVEARCERLRRLGDGLLAARTTLAPLITLEVGKLLAEADAEIEKTARLCHYYADLAPPLLRPQSIPTAASRSGVSFEPLGLVFAVMPWNYPVWQAMRFAVPALAAGNACLVKPAPTVPQSSHLLLELARDAGLDVFDLAWIDNPDAEAAIAASNGLAFTGSTATGRHLAALAGRHLKKSVLELGGSNPVIVLKDADVELAAREAATSRFRDAGQSCNAAKRMILVPEIADAFIEAFMHEVARRRTGDPCDPATQLAPMHRADLRQTLHEQVEDAVAHGARLLCGGRLPAGAGFYYPATVLENVPPAARLYREEAFGPVASLYRVDNEADAVRVANDTPYGLGATIYSADDDRAARLAARLEVGSVFINRHTSSDLRLPFGGVKDSGYGRELSEFGLYEFVNVKTFWQR
- a CDS encoding glutathione S-transferase family protein; its protein translation is MKLYASLTSPYARKVRVVLHEKRIECQLEPVNPWDTDSPLPAVNPLGKVPVLMLDDGTALYDSRVIVDYLDSISPVSKLLADGARGTALIKRWEALADGLLDAGVAIMLERRRPAERQDAGWLRRQHDKLTAGLALMAADLTDRTWCHGNGFTLADIAVGCTLGWLDLRLPWLDWRQYPALTGHYERLMTRPSFADTCPPAA